The region CAGAGCTGGTTCTGCTACACTCCAGGTGTTAAACGTGGCCCAAAACTGGCCCACCTCACTGGATTGCTGAAAAATCATTAATTAACTCCAACGTTATCAGATCAGATCGAAATTTGTTGTATCCCAAGTTGCTTCATTAAGAATTCAATTCCATCGTCATTACTGGAGTCTGTACATGTTTTTTAATGTACATGTAATTGTCACAGACCCCACAGTTAATCCCTGTTCTCTGTTTGGTTTGTAGTTTTATTGATGGTTCAGGGTTTGTTTATCATTTATTCCAGAGCATCATGGGTGGACTCATTATATACCtctctgtgtcacctcttcTGTTATGTTCATGCATGTTATATGTTTGTCCTTATTTCAGTGCAGCTCTTATTGATCCCCTGCTTTGTTTTGATAGTGTTTATCTCTTGTGCCCCTTCTTCCTGCATGATTACCCTGAAATATGTCTCATTTCTTTCCTGATATTTCCACTCCTCTGATTAGCAGTCTGTGTATAAATAGTCCTCCCCCCATCCTTTGTAGAGTTGTCTGCTGTTCTGCTGTGTATGTGTTCTTGTGTGGATTTTATTTGTCTTGCTTTTAGACTTCTACTTGGACTCTACTATTTTGTTTATTGGACTTTTAAATGGCTAGCTTTTGTTTATTGGAACTGCTCCTCTCTGTTTTGGGGTCCTCTCACTAAAGCCCCTGTGAGAGTAATGACAACAGACTAAAGCTGGAAAAGACCTTGTTGAAATAGTGCTGCTTTATCTTAATCATGTATTTGTAAATGGATGGTTCAGTAAATGTTTGCTTGCTTTTACTTGTCACAAAAGCAGCTGGGATAACAGTTGTGAGTTTGGACAGTCATCGTGCCATAAAATGGAAATACGATGTacaaaatttggattcatcactctatCGCACTTGCTTCAACTGATTTTCAGACCAGttgttgtgtaatttggcacacctgtgctttttctccccttttccCTCCTTTAAGACTGGCAGCCTAAGAGCTGAGACTATTTCTGATGGGGGTTTGGCAAAGAGTAAATGGATCAGCGCTCCCTAGTGAAACAATTAAAAACTAGTTgtgtaaacacaacactggttcatctccTGAATTTGGTGCCTTCTTCTGCTTGAATgactcataggtcagtgttaaaagaaaacaagagaacaaaacacaaataaactaaacactcctccctctgaaaatggttaggcacaaggactggactgaaagaaaaactttgaaagataAAACTTGAAGAAAACTTAAAGAAATCAGGGGTGGCTCAAAAAGAAGCACTTTTAcggcttcttttttattttgacttgGATTTCAAAATTAGGTATCTTGTAGTTTAATGCACTTACAGATCTTTTTGTGGGATCCGACAacgaaaaaatgaagaaaaggaaAGTGTAGCTTCCTCTGCAAAACTGCAGCATTTTGCCAAAATGTGttgatatagaaaaaaaaaatttgctttttaaaaaaaggtaaattCTCTTCTCTGGTCGcagcagagcagagagaggaaacaatcttcctcttctctttgTTAGTGCCTTGGCCTTTTACACGAGAAGTTCTGATTAATCATTTCCACCTACGCTGCGCCGAGCTTCTCAGCGGTTGCTGGGAGATGATGTTTGGAGAATGGTGAGAACGAAATGTCCAGAAGTTTATTAAATTTCCGCTGGCGAAGGAGAGACTGTAGGCGCAGAAGGATGACAATATTAGGGGCAGTCTTGTGATGTGATCAAACAGTCTGTTTCCAAGAGGTGAAGAGAGCTGCAGCACTACAGAGCACTCTGTGATGGAGAGGCTGGATTTCAAAGCCTGAGTGAGGTGAGTTTATCTCCAGCTAACTTCGGACGGGGCGTATTTTATTTCTGGATGTCTTTATATGCAGAAATTTTGTCCCACTTTCTCCATTTCTTTGACAATAAGATGTTGCAGGTAAATCTGAGCCAAATGGACTCAGATGTTTGTTACTTTTTAACAGTCAGCTTTAAAAGTCTGTGTGGTTAGAAAGTTTGGGGGAGTTTCTTTCTGATTgcaaagaagaataaaaagtattttattcCTCTGTAGCAGAGAGCTCACCAGTTGCTccagttccttttttttttgtttcccagAAAAAACGTTGACACTTCATACACCACACTAATTCTGaagttctacttttaaataagaaaaaacaaatttgtgcatctttaaatttaaatgttttctagATGGTAAGGTAGCAATCAACTGATGTGTTAGAATATTCCactgtggatttttttcttttcttttacggAAATTATTATTTGCAAATGTTTGAATCTGATGTCAAAGAGCGTGTGAAGCTTTAGAGAAGATAATGTGCTGTTGTGACCGCTGCTTGATTTGTTCTGTGTTTAAAGCCAAAGTTCAGTGCCTTTACCTGGTAGTGGCAAGGAAAGAGCAGGCTGATGACTTTCTGAAAAACcttcttttgtgtattttttaaacattttagcttaaaaaacaaacaaacaaacaaatgcaaaagACAAGAACTGGTTTCCTTTGCAAACAAGATAAACTGACTTATTAATATTGATGCATGGAGTTATATAAACATTCACATCTCTATGGCAGATGAAATATATTAGCTGTTTTTCTATtaagctttctttctttctgatgtAAAGTTAAGAAAAATGTAAGTATGAGCTGTTTCTGAGTCTTTGGTGCTACTTGATCACAACTTGCTTTCTTCCTCCCTGCAGTGTCTGTGAGAGTGTGTCCCTAAGAAGACACCATGGCATACAATCTGTTGCTTTCTGTCTACATTATCACCTTCCTCATGGGAGTTCCCGCCAACATCCTGGCATTTGGTACCTTCTGCCGCAAGGTGTATCGCAAGCCAACCCCGATAGACATCCTCCTCCTCAACCTGACCATCTCCGACCTGATTTTCCTGGCTTTGCTGCCTTTTAAAATGAAGGAGGCCTTTGATGACATGGAGTGGTTGCTGCCCTACTCCCTCTGTCCCTTCACTGGGTTTCTCTTCTATGTCACCATCTACAACAGCACCCTGCTGCTCACCGCCGTGAGTGTGGAGCGTTACCTAGGGGTCGCCCACCCCATCAGGCATTCCCTCCATCGGCGGCCTCGTTATGCTTTGTTGGCCTGTGTCATGTTCTGGTTGCTAACGTCTCTGAACCTCATCGTCGTCTACATCATGCCTTACCTCCAGTGGAGACACACCAATGGCAGCACTCCCGCCACACCTCCACCTAGCTGCTACCTGAATTTCTCAGACAAAGAGCTTGCAATCCTGCTGCCGTTCCGCCTCGAGCTCTTCCTCGTCCTCTTCTGCATCCCCTTCATCATCTGCTGCTTCTGCTACGTCAACCTAATCCTTATCCTGTCCCGTCTCCCAAATATCAGCAGGCGGCGGAGGCTGCAATGCATTGGTCTGGCTCTTGGCACACTGATCGTATTCTGCGTCTGTTTTGGTCCTTACAACATCTCCCATGTGGTAGGCTTTGTCAATAAGGAGAATCAGGAGTGGAGGACTGTGGCGTTGCTTTCCAGCACCTTAAATGCCTGCCTGGATCCATTTATCTTCTACTTGTCCTCGTCAGCCGTTAGAAGCATGTTAAAGCACTGCTTCAGGAACATCACAGCAAAGCTGCACATCCTGCGGTGTGAAGAGACTCAACACCGTCCTCAACAGAAACCAGAAActgaaaaatacaagaaagcGGAACCTTCTTGAAAGTTCTAGAGAAATTCTGAACgtatttattttatacaaaAGATATGGACAAAATGAAAAGCCAGGAAATGTTGTTCCACTGTGAGACTGAGTCAGTTCCTGTTGGTGTCAgtggtttaatttatttaaggtaaaatatttaaagctgagtttgagtgatatgaattaatttcTGTATTGTCATGTGTGTTAACTGTGTTACTGTTGATTTTATAAACTGATGTCATAAATGACCATAGTATTTCGTTACCAACTTAAATAGGACTTTAAATAAGAGCTAAAGAAAAATCTGGTTTAGTAGATTAGTTTTATCTCCTAAAAATAcagtaattattatttttccccCTGAATCAGGTCTTATTGTGATTAAGAtctgagaaaatgaaaacaattagATATAAACACAGTCTGCAAACCAAACTAGTAGAACTACACAACCAAAGAAATAAGAAGCTATGAAAAC is a window of Maylandia zebra isolate NMK-2024a linkage group LG22, Mzebra_GT3a, whole genome shotgun sequence DNA encoding:
- the LOC101469345 gene encoding free fatty acid receptor 3-like is translated as MAYNLLLSVYIITFLMGVPANILAFGTFCRKVYRKPTPIDILLLNLTISDLIFLALLPFKMKEAFDDMEWLLPYSLCPFTGFLFYVTIYNSTLLLTAVSVERYLGVAHPIRHSLHRRPRYALLACVMFWLLTSLNLIVVYIMPYLQWRHTNGSTPATPPPSCYLNFSDKELAILLPFRLELFLVLFCIPFIICCFCYVNLILILSRLPNISRRRRLQCIGLALGTLIVFCVCFGPYNISHVVGFVNKENQEWRTVALLSSTLNACLDPFIFYLSSSAVRSMLKHCFRNITAKLHILRCEETQHRPQQKPETEKYKKAEPS